The genome window CGAAACACCCGGCCCGCGTCATCCGAGGCGATCCGCACCGCCGTCTTGCCCCGCACCGGCACCACCGAGCCCGAAACCTGCGCCGCCCCGTTCACCGCGCCCCGGAAGGTGCCGTTGAGGCCGCCCCGGGTCTTCAGTTCCGAGCGAAAGCCGGTCAGCGCAATCGAGTCCGAAATGATCAGCCGGTCGAGCGCAAGGCTCATCGGGGCGCCGGCCGTGTCGCTGCCCCCGCCCTGCGCGAAGGAGGTGCGCCGGATGTCGACCCAGCCGCCGCGCACGCTCACCGCCGGGGTGGCGCCCTTGCCCCGCCCGGTGAGCGTCACCGGCGCGTCGATCCATGCGCCCGCCCTCACCCGGCTGAACTCCGCGGTGCGCAGGCCCCCGCCGGGGTTCAGGCTCACCCGCCCCTCAGCCGAGAGACCGGGGGCCGAAAGCTCCAGCCGGTCGATCACCGGCGGCTCGCCGAGCTGGCCCTCGACCCGCAGCGAGCCGGTCGCCGCCTGCCCCATGCTCCAGGCCAACTCGCGAATGGACAGCCCCATCCGGTTGAGGTCCGAGCGCAGGGTGAAGCGCGGCGCCTGCCCGCGGGCGAGGTCGATGGTGAACTGCCCGGTGCCCGCGCCCGAGACCATCCCCTTGGGCAGCCCGATGTTGAAGCGGTCCACGAAGGCCTGGCTCAGCTCGATGGTGCCCTCGACCCGGCTCGGCTGCGGCCCCGGCCTGTCGATCGGCTGCACCCATGCGGCGGTGATCGGCAGCCCCTCGATCCGCCCCGGCCCGCTGATCACGATCTCCTCGCCATGGGCCAGCACCTCCAGCCGCTCCGAGGTGAGCGTGCGCCCCGGCACCACCTTCTCCGAGCGCACCCCGGTCAGCACCCCGCCGACGCGAAACTCGATCTGCTCCTTGGGCACGTTCTCGATCAGCGGAAACCGGATCACCCCCTCCAGCGCCGCCTGCCCCTCGGCCAGGTCCACCGGCTGCCCGGCCTTGCTCATGAAGTTCCATGGCTCCTGGTCGAGAACCGAAAGCACCGCCGTCGCCGTGCTCTGCGAGGTGAGCTGAATTTCCATGTCCGCCGGCTCCTGGTGCACGTCGGGCACCCGCAGCACCGAGCCGGCCACGTCGATCCGCCCGCCCTCCGGCGCGTCCATGTAGCCCGCGTCCAGCGAGAGCGTATAGGCGTCCTCCGAGATCGAGGAGTAGCCCGAGGCCCCCTCCACCGGCGGCAGCGTGGGCAGCGGGAGCACCACCGCGTCGCGGAACTCGTAGACCAGGCTCAGCAGCGGGCGCGCCTCGCCGGGCCTCGCCCGCAGCGCGCCCTTCACGTTGAACAGCTCGCCCGCCTGCACCCGTTCCTCGATCCATTCGCGGGTCTTGGTGGCAAGGGCGAGCGGCCAGAGCGCCAGGAGCTGGCTGTGGTCGATCCGGTCGACCTCGAGATCGAGCGAGGCCTCCCAGCCCTCGGGCACCGGGCGCGCGCCGCCCCGCGCCCGCAGCACCACCTCCTCGCCCTCCAGCACCATCTGCCCGATGCGCAGCCGCAGCGGGTCGAGCGAGAGCTTCAGGTCGAGCGCCCCGGACTGAAAGTCGAGCCCGCGCTCGAACACGCCGGAGGGGTCGACCGTGACCCCCGAAAAGGCGAGCTGGCCGACAAGATCGGTGGGCCAGCCGGTTTCTTCCACGCCTTCGAGGTAGGCCTGCCCGCTGGCGCTGAAGCTTCCGTCGGGGGCGGAGAGGCTGAGTTCGTCGAACACCAGCCGCGCCGCCTCGGGCTGGTAGCGAAAGTAGCTGCGCCCGCCGTCGAGGCGGATCGGCGCCTGCCCCTGCCCCGGCTCGATCGCGCCCGCGCCGATCTCCAGTCGCCCGGCCAGCTCGTCGAGGCTGCCCGCCTCGTCGACCCGCGCGCGCATCGAGCCAGAGATCGGCGCCGCTATGAGATCGAGGAAGGCGGTGGCCGGGCTGAGGGTGGCAATGTCCTGCGCCGCCACCCCGTCGACGCTGGCCGCCAGCTCCGCCGAGACCGCGCCCTTGCGCGAGGAGAACGACAGCGCCACCTGCGCCGGTGCAACCTCGAACCCCGCCGCGCCGCCCGCCAGCTCGCTGCCATCGGCGTCGCGCTCCGGCGCGGCGGTGCCGGCCGGGCCCACCGAATCGGCGGCCAGCTGCAACCCGAGCCGGGCCGAAACCTCGCTGTCGGTCTGGGTGATGCTGAGGGTGCCGTCGTAGAGCACCCATTCCCGCCCGGTGCGGGCGTCGAAGAACTCGAGCACGAGATTGTCGGCGGCGATCTCCTCGATCGGGGCAAAGCTCGGCAGCGCCAGCATGTCGTCGAGCGCGCCGAGCAGCCCGGCAAGGTTGCCGGTGCCCTCCCAGCTCATCTCAACGTCGCCGAGCTGGAGGTCGAAGTTGCCCTCGCGGTCGCGGGTTGCCCGCATCGCCGCCCCGGTGATGGTGATGCCGCGCGGCTGCACCCGCCCGTGCAGCAGCGCGCCCTTGTCGAGCCGCGCGCCCATGGCGGGCACATGCACGATATGGGTGCCGTCGGCGGCGCGGATATCGACATCGCGGAAGGTGACGCGCGGCAGCGCGGTGCGCTGGAAGATCACGAACAGCCCGCCCACGCTGACCTGCGCGCCGCCCAGCCCCTCGTTCAGCCGCGCCTGCACCCGCTCGGCGAGCCATGCGGGCGCGGGCAACTCGCGCCCGGCGGTGAGCAGGATGGCAAGGATCACCGCCACCACGCAGAGCACCGCGATGTCGAAGGCCCAGACGATCGGGCGCGCCAGCAGCCGCCGCTTGCGGCCCCGGCTGCGTTTGCGCGCCTTCGGGTCGGCGGCAGGGCTTGGCGCGCCCTCGGGCTCCTCGCCATCCTCGGGCTCGGGCTCGGGCTCCAGCGCCCCGCCTTCGCGCAGCGCCTCCACCACCGCCGCGCCGCCCGTCACCGGCACCTCCGCCGCGCCAAGCGCCGGGGCGGCGCTTTCGGCCGGAAGCTCGGCCTCCAACCCCACCCGCTCGGGGGTCAGCAGCAGCACCGGCAGGCGCTCGGGCACATCGGGGTCGCGCTCGGGCACCCCCAGCGGCGGGGCCGCGCCCTCGGTCGCCGCAGGCCCCAGCCGCCCGGCCTCCCGCGCCTCCGCAGCCAGCCGCTCGGCCTCCGCGGCGGCATCGAACCACCGCGCAGCAGGTTCCGCATCCGTCTCCGTTGCGGCCCCTTGAGGCTTTTCTCTGGGCGGGCTCATCGGCCGTATTGGTCCTTCAGCTCTGGTCCCTCTGCTCTTGTGCGCCATATTCGCAGGAGCCGCGCGATTTGAGAAGCGCCTTGGACAACAGCGAGGAGACCCCGATGGACCTGACCGGCCAGCACGCCCCCGACTTCACCCTGCCCCGCGACGGCGGCGGCGAGGTAACCCTCTCCGCCCTGCGCCCCGCGCCCGTGGTGCTTTATTTCTACCCGCGAGACGACACGCCGGGCTGCACCACCGAGGCAATCGAGTTCACCGCCGCGCTGGCGGAGTTCGAGGCCGCCGGGGCAAAGATCGTCGGCGTCAGCCGCGACACCGTGGCCAAGCACGAAAAGTTCATCGCCAAGCACGGGCTCGGAATCCCGCTGGTGGCCGACGAGGAGGGCACGGTCTGCGAGGCCTATGGCACCTGGGTCGAGAAGAACATGTACGGCAAGAAGAGCATGGGCATCGAGCGGGCCACCTTCCTGATCGGCGGCGACGGCACGGTGGTGCGCGAGTGGCGCAAGGTGAAGGTGAAGGGCCATGTCGACGAGGTTCTGGAGGCGGTGAAGGGGCTCTGAGCGTCGCGGCAAGCCGTGCAGCGCCGTCCCGCGGGGTGGCGCATGCACCCTTTGTCGGTGCCACTTTATGGTGCCGTGGTCATCTTCCCTCGATGGCAGCAACCAGCCTCACCGAAGCGCCGCCCCGGGGGGCGGGACGGCGCTGCACGGCGGCTTCGCCTTGGCTCCGTGCGGGGGCAGAGCCAAACCGGGCGCACGGCTTCCCCCCGCCGCCCGCCTCCCCTAGAACCGCCCCATGACCAGCACCCTCGCCGCCCTCGCCACCCAAGTCCTCACCTGCCCCGAAGGCCGGGGCAAGGCCGAGCTGTCGCGCCGCAATGCCGCGCTCTGGCTGGCCTCCCGCGAGGCCGGCAGCCCGCTCGACATCGGCACCGCCGCCCCGCCCGAGGCCCCGGCCCGCCCCGAGCGCCCGGCCCTGCTCGACCCGCGCGACGTGCCCCGCCGCCGCCCCGGCACCGAGGCGGGCCGCAAGGCGATCCTCCATGCCGTCGCCCATATCGAGCTGAACGCCATCGACCTGCACTGGGACATCATCGCCCGCTTCACCGACACGCCCATGCCGCTCGGCTTCTACGACGACTGGGTGCGCGCGGCGGATGACGAGAGCCGCCACTTCATGCTGATGGACGATTGCCTCGCAGAGCTTGGCATGGGCTATGGCAGCCTCGATGCCCACGCCGGCATGTGGCGCGCCGCCTCCGACACCGCCCATGACCTGCCCGCCCGGCTCGCCGTGGTGCCGATGGTGCTGGAAGCCCGCGGGCTCGACGTGACGCCGGGCATGATCGCGCTGTTTTCCAAGGCGGGCGCCACCAGCGCCGTGGCCGCGCTGGAAACCATCTACGCCGAGGAGGTCGCCCACGTGGCCTATGGGTCCAAGTGGTTCAACTGGCTCTGCGGGCGCGACGGGCTGGACCCGAAAGAGGCCTTCCACAGCCTCGTGCGCCAGTACTTCCCGGGCGGTCCGAAGCCGCCCTTCAACGAGGAAAAACGCGCCGAAGCCGGGATGCCCCCCGATTTCTACTGGCCCCTCGTCACCTGAGGCCGGGGGGCCCCGCACCCCCTCCGCGCCCCTGCGACCGCCCGCCGCAGCCCGTGCCGCAGCACGCGAAAACACGCCCGCATCTCGGCAGAAAACCGCCGAATCACCCGCCACACCCATGGGTTAACTACACTGTGTGGCCTGCAAAACTTGCCATCCGGCAGAGGGTTGGGCTAACAGGACTGCATCCGATGGGTCGCTGGGGGGCCTTTCGGTGTAATTGGGGTACGGGGAACAGGAACGGATCATTGAAAGCACGCGTCTTGCATCGCATGCACAGCGCCCTTGAGCGCCACTTGCCCGAGCAGCGGCTGTTTCTGCGCTCGGATACCGAAACCCGGTTCATCCGGCTGCGTCCCGAAACCCAGCTCATCGCGCTGGCGGGATCTGCGCTGGTGGTCGGCTGGGCGATCATCGCCACCGCCGTCCTGCTGATGGATTCCATCGGATCGGGCTCGATCCGCGAACAGGCCGCCCGCGAGCAGCGCAGCTACGAAATGCGCCTCAACGCCCTCTCCGGCCAGCGCGACGCCCGCGCCGAAGAGGCCGCCGCCGCGCAGGAGCGTTTCAACGCCGCGCTGGCCCAGATTTCGGTGATGCAGTCGCAACTGCTCGCCTCCGAAGACCGCCGCCGCGAGCTGGAAACCGGCATCGGCGTGGTGCAGAGCACCCTGCGCCGCACCATGAAGGAGCGCGACGCCGCGCTCGAGGGGCAGGCCGAGGCCATCGCCACGCTCGAAGGCGCCACCGGCTCCGCAAAGACCACCGACGGACGGCTGAGCGATGTCGAGGGCACCGTCGACTTCCTGACCGTGGCGCTCGAGAGCACCGCGCGCGAGCGCGACGCCATGGCCTCCACCGCCGCCGCGGCGCGCGAAGAGGCCCAGGCGCTGGCCTTCGAGCGCGAGCTGATCCTCGATCGCAACGACCAGATCTTCACCCAGCTCGAAGAGGCGCTGACCGTGTCGGTCGCCCCGCTCGACAAGATGTTCCGCGATGCCGGCCTGCCGCCGGACCAGCTGATCAACACCGTCAAGCGCGGCTACTCGGGCCAGGGCGGCCCGCTGACACCGCTGACCTTCTCGACCAAGGGCCTGCCGCTGAACATGGGGCAGAACCGGGCCAACAACATCCTGCGCGGCCTCGAGCGGATGGACTACTACCGTATCGCCGCGCAAAAGGCGCCCTTCGCGGTGCCGGTCAAATCGGCCTTCCGCTTCACCTCCGGCTTCGGGCCGCGCTGGGGCCGGATGCACAACGGCACCGACTTCGCCGCCGGCTACGGCACCCCGATCTACGCCACCGGTGACGGCGTCGTGATCCACGCCGGACGCCAGTCGGGCTATGGCAACCTGGTGAAGATCCAGCACGAGTTCGGCATCGAAACCCGCTATGCGCATATGAGCGCCGTTCGCGTTAAAGTTGGCCAAAGGGTATCGCGCGGGGATCGTATCGGTGATATGGGAAGCACCGGACGGTCCACCGGCGTCCACCTCCACTACGAAGTGCGGGTCGGCGGCAAGCCGGTGAACCCGATGACCTACATCAAGGCAGGACAAGATGTTTTCTAAATCCAGGATCAACGAGCCTGGCGCCGGCGCTGGCGCCGATGCCGGCAAACCCTCCACGCCCGAGTCGTCTTCGGCCCCCACCGGCAAGCAGGCGACCACGCCGCCCTCGAGCAGCCCGGCACCCTCTTCCGCCTCCAGCGCGCCCAAGGCCAAGCCGCCCGCGTCGACGCTGTCGAGCGACCTCACCATCGTCGGCAACATCAAGACCACCGGCGACATCCAGATCGAAGGCACCGTGGAAGGCGACATTCGCGCCCACCTGCTGACCGTAGGCGAAGGCGCGACCGTGCGCGGCGAGTGCATCGCCGATGACGTCGTGGTCAACGGCCGCGTCGTGGGCCGGGTCCGTGGCCTGAAGGTCCGCCTCACCTCCACCGCCCGCGTCGAGGGTGACATCATCCACAAGACCATCGCGATCGAGAGCGGCGCCCACTTCGAGGGCTCGGTGCAACGCCAGGACGACCCGCTCGCCTCCGGCAACACCTCCGCGCCCAAGCCCCTGCCCTCCCCCGGCCCCGAGGCCAAGGCACAGGGCTGATCGGAGCGCCCGACGCGCTTCACCGGAATTTCGAAAGGGCGTCCCGCGGGGCGCCCTTTTGCATTGGTGTCCTTTGGTTCGGCAGAGGCGCCCGGGGGGCGGATGGCGCGCCCTCTTTGCGTTTCGGAGTCGGCTGTCGGTGGCCGCGCTGCGCGCGGCGGGCTGTCGGTGGCCTCGCTGCGCTCGGGGATGGCTCTCGGTGGCCTCGCTGCGCTCGGAAGGGGAGCTGGGGGCGGCCGGGCGTGCCGGAACTGCTGCTGTGCTTGGGGCGTCGGGTGGTCTGGGATATTTGCAGCAAGAAAATGAACATGTGTAGTGCCTTGCAGCCGCGTTGATCTGCGCTCATACCTCGGGCCCATGGTTCAGGTTCTTTCGATCTCCGGCACGATCTTTGCCCTCATCGCGCTGGGCTGGGTGCTGGTGCGGCGCGGGGTGTTCGACGGCAAGGCGCTCGATGTGCTCGGCGGCTACGTGGTGACCTGCGCCCTGCCCGCGCTGATCTTTCGCGCGGTCTCGTCGCGGCCGGTGGGGGAGACCTTCGACGCGGCCTACCTGCTGGTGCTGCTCGTCACCTCGCTGGCGCTCTTCGGGGCGGGCTACTGGCTGTTGCGGGGCGGCTTCGGCTGCACGCCGACGGCGGCGACCTTCGGGGCGATGGGGATGAGCTGTGCGAACTCGGGCTTCGTCGGCTACCCGATGCTGGGACTGGCGCTGCCGGGGGTGGCGGAGCACGCGCTGGCGCTGAACATGAGCTTCGAAAACCTGGTGATGATCCCGCTGGTGCTGGCGCTGGCCGAAGCCGAGAAGGCGCGCGCGGCGGGGGCGACGACCGCGATCGGCCCGCTCATCGCGCGCCGCCTGGCGGGCTCGCCGGTGATCCTGGCGCTCTTTGCCGGGCTTGCGGTGGCCGCGCTGGGGGTGCCGCTGCCGCAGGTGGTGACGGGGCCGGTGAACATTGTCGCCAACTCCTCGGCCGCGGTTTCGCTTGTGGTGATCGGGGGCGGGCTTGCGGCGCTGACCCTGCGCGACCTCGGGGCGCTGGCCTGGACCGTGACGGCCACCAAGCTGCTGGTGATGCCGGCCATCGCCTTTGCCCTGCTCACCGGGCTCGCGGCGCTCGGCCTCGCCCCTGCCCCGGCCTCCCTCGGCCCGGCGCTGCTGGTGATGACCGCCCTGCCGGCGATGTCGATCTACCCGGTGCTGGCGCGGCGCTACGGCGAGGTGACGACCCCCGCCGCGGTGCTGCTGTTGCAGACGCTGGCGAGCTTTGTGACGCTCACCGCACTGCTGGCGCTGCTCGGCCTGCCGGCCTGAGATCAGCCCTCGGCCTGGGCCTCGCTGCGGCTCTTGCCGGAAACATCCATTGCAAGGGTTGCGGCCATGAAGCCATCGAGATCGCCATCGAGCACGCCGCCGGTGTCGGAGGTCTCGTGGTTGGTGCGCAGGTCCTTCACCATCTGGTAGGGCTGGAGCACGTAGCTGCGGATCTGGTTGCCCCAGCCCGCAGAGCCCTTGCTTTCATGCGCGGCGTTGATCGCCTCGTTGCGCTTGTCGAGCTCCATCTGGTAGAGGCGCGATTTCAGCGCCTTCATGGCGATGTCGCGGTTCTGGTGCTGGGATTTTTCCGAGCTGGTCACGACGATGCCGGTGGGGGCGTGGGTGATCCGCACGGCGGAGTCGGTGGTGTTGACGTGCTGGCCGCCGGCGCCCGAGGAGCGGTAGGTGTCGATGCGGATGTCGGCGGGGTTCACCTCGATCTCGATGTTGTCATCGACCACCGGGTAGACCCAGACCGAGGCGAAGGAGGTTTCGCGGGTGCCCTTGCCGAAGGGGGAGATGCGCACGAGGCGGTGCACGCCGCTCTCGGACTTCAGCCAGCCATAGGCATTGGTGCCGCTGATCTTGTAGGAGACCGACTTGATGCCCGCCTCGGTGCCCGCTTCCTCGGATTGCAGCTCGACCTTGTAGCCACGCTTCTCGGCCCAGCGGACGTACATCCGCTGGAGCATCTGCGCCCAGTCGCAGGCCTCGGTGCCGCCGGCGCCGGCGTTGATCTCGAGGAAGGTGTCGTTGCCGTCGGCCTCGCCGTTCAGCAGCGCCTCGAGCTCCTTGGCGGCGGCGCGCTTTTCCAGCGCGACAAGGGCGTTCTCGGCCTCGGTGACGACCTCGGCGTCATCCTCGGCCTCGCCCATCTCGACCAGCTCGAGGTTGTCGTCGAGCTCCTGGGAGATGGCGTTATAGGTATCGAGGGAGTCGACCAGCATCTGGCGTTCGCGCATGAGCTTCTGCGCCTTGGCCGGGTCGTTCCAGAGATCGGGGTCTTCGGTGCGGGCGTTGAATTCTTCCAGCCGGTGCTGGGCGGTGTCGAGCCCCAGCCGCTGGCCCAGAAGCTCCAGCGATTTTCGTACCGCGTCTGCTGCGTTTTGCGCCTCGGCCCGCATGGGTCTGCCCTTTCTTGTGGTTCGATGTGCCTGATACCGCGTGGGGCGGCGGGGGGCAAGAATGGTGGAGGGGGATGTGGTTGGGTGCGCCTTGCAGTTCAGGTCCAGTCCGCCTCACCGCACCGTTTAGTGGAGGCCAGCCCCCCACACCGCGGCTTTCAGTGGGGAGCCAGCCCCCCACACCGCGGCCTTCAGTGGGGCCAGCCCCCCACACCCCCCGGAGATATTTTCAGCAAGAAAATGAACAGGCGTGGTGCGGGGGGCGGTGCCCTGCCCTCAGTAGAGACCGCCCGAGCTGAGCGAGCCGAAGCTGGCCTTGGGGGCGATACGAGCCTTCTTGCCGGTCGAGGTGGTGACGGTGCGGGACTCGCCGGCATCTTCCTCGCCCTCGGCGAAGAGCGGCAGGTTGGCGCCCATCGCGAAGCCGCCGTCGAGCATGGCGGCCATGCCGAAGATCGGCTCTTCGCCCTCGCGGAAGTACTCGGCCACCACGTTGGGGCCCGAGGCGCTGTCGGAGAGGCGGGCGCCGGTGAAGCGGTCGATCTTCACGAAGTAGCCGCCCGGGGGCACCTGGAACTTGCCGGCGCCGTATTTGGCGATCGCCTGCTTCATGAAGCTGTTGAACACCGGCGCGCACATGCCGCCGCCCGAGGCGCCCGGCATGGTGCGGGGCCGGTCGTAGCCGATGTAGCAGCCCGCCGCGATGGTATTGGTGAAGCCGATGAACCACACGTCCTTGGCATCGTTGGTGGTGCCGGTCTTGCCCGCCACCGGCACGCCGAGGCTGACCGCGCGCCGCGCGGTGCCGCGCTCGACCACGCCCTGCATCATCGAGGTGAGCTGGTAGGCGGTGATCGGGTCGATCGCCTGCTTGCGGTTGGCGCTGATGTGGGGCAGCTCGCCCGGCGCCAGAGAGGCCATCTCGCAGCCGTCGCAGATGCGCTGGTCATGGCGGTAGATCGTGCGGCCCCAGCGGTCCTGCACCCGGTCCACCAGCGTGGGCTCCACCCGCTGGCCGCCGTTGGCGAACATCGAATAGGCCGAGACCATCTTGAACAGCGTCGTCTCCTGCGCCCCCAGCGCATTGGCGAGGAACGGATCGAGCCGGTCATAGACCCCGAAGCTCTCGGCATAGCTGGCGACGGTTTCCATGCCGACCTCCTGCGCGAGGCGGATCGTCATCAGGTTGCGCGACTGCTCGATGCCGGTGCGCAGCGGGGTGGGCCCGTAAAACTTGTGGCTGGCGTTCTTGGGCCGCCACACGCCCTGCGGCGTGTTGATCTCGATCGGGGCGTCCACAACGATGGTGGCGGGGGTGTAGCCGGAATCGAGCGCCGCCGCGTAGACGAAGGGCTTGAACGACGAGCCGGGCTGGCGCGTGGCCTGGGTGGCGCGGTTGAACACCGAATGCTGGTAGGAGAAGCCCCCCTGCATCGCCAGCACGCGGCCGTTTTCCACGTCCATCGCCATGAAGGCACCCTGCACCGAGGGCACCTGCCGCAGGGTCCAGCGGATGAAGGCGCCATCCTCGGTCATCCGGCGCACGTGCACCACGTCGCCGACCTCGAAGTTGTCGTGAAAGTCGCCGCGCAGCCAGGCGATGTCCTTGCGCGGCACCACGGGCGGCTCGGCGCCGTCCATCGGGATGCCCTCGATGCCGAGGCCCAGCTCCTGGTCGCCGACGGTCATCACCACGGCGGGCAGCCACTTGCTTTCAAGCTCCACGTCGCGGGCCACTTCCACCGCGGCCAGCGCCTCGCGCCAGGCGGTCTCGTCGCCCAGCAGCGCGGTGTCGATGGTCTTGCCGGTGCCGTTCCAGCGGCCCAGCCCGCGGTCGTAGCGCTCCAGCGCGCGCTGCAACTCGGCCGCCGCCTTCTGCTGCAGCTCGGGGTCGACGGTGGCGCGAATGGTCAGGCCGCCGCCAAAAAACTCGTCCTCGCCGAAGTTGCGGCTGAGCTGGCGGCGGATCTCGTCGGTGAAGTAGTCGCGCGGCGGGAGCGAGCCCTTGAAGCTGTCGTAATCGCCGTTCTGCACCGAGCGCAGCGGCTCCAGCCGCTCGGACTGGTAGGTCTCGTAGGAGATGTAGCCGTTCTCGTACATCTCCTTCAGCACGAAGTTGCGGCGGTTGGTCGCCAGCTCCTTGTCGCGCACCGGGTGGTAGTTCGAGGGCGCCTTGGGCAGCACCGCAAGATAGGCCGCCTCATGGGGGGCCAGCTCGCCAAGCGTCTTGTTGAAATAGGTCTGCGCGGCGGCGGCCACGCCAAAGCTGTTCTGCCCGAGGAAGATCTCGTTGAGGTAGAGCTCGAGGATCTTTTCCTTGCTCAGCGCGGTCTCGACCCGGCTGGCAAGGATGATTTCCTTGATCTTGCGTTCGGCGGAGCGGTCGGAGGACAGCAGGAAGTTCTTCATCACCTGCTGGGTGATCGTCGAGGCGCCGCGCAGGCGCCCGCCCTTGGCCGCATCGACGGCCGCGGCGATCATGCCCATCGGGTCATAGCCCTTGTGGGTGTAGAAATTCTTGTCTTCCGCCGAGATGAAGGCCTGCTTCACCAGGTCGGGGATTTCGCTGGAGGGGGCGAACAGGCGGCGCTCATGGGCGAACTCGTCCATGATCTGCCCCTCGCCCGAGTAGATCCGGCTGATGGTGGGCGGCGTGTATTGCGCCAGCTGCTCGTGGTTGGGCAGATCGCGGCCATAGATCCAGAAGATCGCGCCAAGCATCAGGGCACCAAAGGCGGCCCCCGTGGTGATCAGCGCAAAAAGTCCGCCGAAGATGCCGGTAAAGAATCTGAGCACGTTGCCTGCTCCATTGCTGCTCCGAGGCCAAGTGTATACGCGAAGGGGCGGCGCGAAGCAAAAGAGATTGCATGACAAATTCGGCCATTTGCCGCTTGGCGGGTCACGGTTTTGCGAGGCTCGCGGCGCTGCGGGCGCGCGGTTGCCGGCGCCCGGTTACTGCCGGATGAG of Oceanicola sp. 502str15 contains these proteins:
- a CDS encoding AsmA-like C-terminal region-containing protein, which produces MSPPREKPQGAATETDAEPAARWFDAAAEAERLAAEAREAGRLGPAATEGAAPPLGVPERDPDVPERLPVLLLTPERVGLEAELPAESAAPALGAAEVPVTGGAAVVEALREGGALEPEPEPEDGEEPEGAPSPAADPKARKRSRGRKRRLLARPIVWAFDIAVLCVVAVILAILLTAGRELPAPAWLAERVQARLNEGLGGAQVSVGGLFVIFQRTALPRVTFRDVDIRAADGTHIVHVPAMGARLDKGALLHGRVQPRGITITGAAMRATRDREGNFDLQLGDVEMSWEGTGNLAGLLGALDDMLALPSFAPIEEIAADNLVLEFFDARTGREWVLYDGTLSITQTDSEVSARLGLQLAADSVGPAGTAAPERDADGSELAGGAAGFEVAPAQVALSFSSRKGAVSAELAASVDGVAAQDIATLSPATAFLDLIAAPISGSMRARVDEAGSLDELAGRLEIGAGAIEPGQGQAPIRLDGGRSYFRYQPEAARLVFDELSLSAPDGSFSASGQAYLEGVEETGWPTDLVGQLAFSGVTVDPSGVFERGLDFQSGALDLKLSLDPLRLRIGQMVLEGEEVVLRARGGARPVPEGWEASLDLEVDRIDHSQLLALWPLALATKTREWIEERVQAGELFNVKGALRARPGEARPLLSLVYEFRDAVVLPLPTLPPVEGASGYSSISEDAYTLSLDAGYMDAPEGGRIDVAGSVLRVPDVHQEPADMEIQLTSQSTATAVLSVLDQEPWNFMSKAGQPVDLAEGQAALEGVIRFPLIENVPKEQIEFRVGGVLTGVRSEKVVPGRTLTSERLEVLAHGEEIVISGPGRIEGLPITAAWVQPIDRPGPQPSRVEGTIELSQAFVDRFNIGLPKGMVSGAGTGQFTIDLARGQAPRFTLRSDLNRMGLSIRELAWSMGQAATGSLRVEGQLGEPPVIDRLELSAPGLSAEGRVSLNPGGGLRTAEFSRVRAGAWIDAPVTLTGRGKGATPAVSVRGGWVDIRRTSFAQGGGSDTAGAPMSLALDRLIISDSIALTGFRSELKTRGGLNGTFRGAVNGAAQVSGSVVPVRGKTAVRIASDDAGRVFRAAGLFKKGRGGAMQLTLTPRPEPGQYNGELRVKNVRVQSAPGLAALLNAISVVGLLEQANGPGILLSNTEVDFRLTPNAVQISHGSAVGPSVGISMAGVYDMNRDYMQIQGVFSPIYVLNGIGRIISKKGEGFFGFNYKMTGPTSGPKVSVNPLSVLTPGIFREIFRQPPPKLAN
- a CDS encoding peroxiredoxin — protein: MDLTGQHAPDFTLPRDGGGEVTLSALRPAPVVLYFYPRDDTPGCTTEAIEFTAALAEFEAAGAKIVGVSRDTVAKHEKFIAKHGLGIPLVADEEGTVCEAYGTWVEKNMYGKKSMGIERATFLIGGDGTVVREWRKVKVKGHVDEVLEAVKGL
- the prfB gene encoding peptide chain release factor 2, which codes for MRAEAQNAADAVRKSLELLGQRLGLDTAQHRLEEFNARTEDPDLWNDPAKAQKLMRERQMLVDSLDTYNAISQELDDNLELVEMGEAEDDAEVVTEAENALVALEKRAAAKELEALLNGEADGNDTFLEINAGAGGTEACDWAQMLQRMYVRWAEKRGYKVELQSEEAGTEAGIKSVSYKISGTNAYGWLKSESGVHRLVRISPFGKGTRETSFASVWVYPVVDDNIEIEVNPADIRIDTYRSSGAGGQHVNTTDSAVRITHAPTGIVVTSSEKSQHQNRDIAMKALKSRLYQMELDKRNEAINAAHESKGSAGWGNQIRSYVLQPYQMVKDLRTNHETSDTGGVLDGDLDGFMAATLAMDVSGKSRSEAQAEG
- a CDS encoding ferritin-like domain-containing protein — protein: MTSTLAALATQVLTCPEGRGKAELSRRNAALWLASREAGSPLDIGTAAPPEAPARPERPALLDPRDVPRRRPGTEAGRKAILHAVAHIELNAIDLHWDIIARFTDTPMPLGFYDDWVRAADDESRHFMLMDDCLAELGMGYGSLDAHAGMWRAASDTAHDLPARLAVVPMVLEARGLDVTPGMIALFSKAGATSAVAALETIYAEEVAHVAYGSKWFNWLCGRDGLDPKEAFHSLVRQYFPGGPKPPFNEEKRAEAGMPPDFYWPLVT
- a CDS encoding polymer-forming cytoskeletal protein; the encoded protein is MFSKSRINEPGAGAGADAGKPSTPESSSAPTGKQATTPPSSSPAPSSASSAPKAKPPASTLSSDLTIVGNIKTTGDIQIEGTVEGDIRAHLLTVGEGATVRGECIADDVVVNGRVVGRVRGLKVRLTSTARVEGDIIHKTIAIESGAHFEGSVQRQDDPLASGNTSAPKPLPSPGPEAKAQG
- a CDS encoding DUF5930 domain-containing protein, translated to MHSALERHLPEQRLFLRSDTETRFIRLRPETQLIALAGSALVVGWAIIATAVLLMDSIGSGSIREQAAREQRSYEMRLNALSGQRDARAEEAAAAQERFNAALAQISVMQSQLLASEDRRRELETGIGVVQSTLRRTMKERDAALEGQAEAIATLEGATGSAKTTDGRLSDVEGTVDFLTVALESTARERDAMASTAAAAREEAQALAFERELILDRNDQIFTQLEEALTVSVAPLDKMFRDAGLPPDQLINTVKRGYSGQGGPLTPLTFSTKGLPLNMGQNRANNILRGLERMDYYRIAAQKAPFAVPVKSAFRFTSGFGPRWGRMHNGTDFAAGYGTPIYATGDGVVIHAGRQSGYGNLVKIQHEFGIETRYAHMSAVRVKVGQRVSRGDRIGDMGSTGRSTGVHLHYEVRVGGKPVNPMTYIKAGQDVF
- a CDS encoding AEC family transporter, producing MVQVLSISGTIFALIALGWVLVRRGVFDGKALDVLGGYVVTCALPALIFRAVSSRPVGETFDAAYLLVLLVTSLALFGAGYWLLRGGFGCTPTAATFGAMGMSCANSGFVGYPMLGLALPGVAEHALALNMSFENLVMIPLVLALAEAEKARAAGATTAIGPLIARRLAGSPVILALFAGLAVAALGVPLPQVVTGPVNIVANSSAAVSLVVIGGGLAALTLRDLGALAWTVTATKLLVMPAIAFALLTGLAALGLAPAPASLGPALLVMTALPAMSIYPVLARRYGEVTTPAAVLLLQTLASFVTLTALLALLGLPA